A DNA window from Ipomoea triloba cultivar NCNSP0323 chromosome 10, ASM357664v1 contains the following coding sequences:
- the LOC116032372 gene encoding squalene synthase, translating to MGSLGAMLKHPDDVYPLIKLKIAARQIEKQIPPQPHWGFCYTMLQKVSRSFALVIQQLPIELRDAVCIFYLVLRALDTVEDDTSIATEVKVPILIDFHRHIYDREWHFLCGTKDYKVLMDQFHHVSTAFLELGKNYQEAIEDITMRMGAGMAKFICKEVETIDDYDEYCHYVAGLVGLGLSKLFHASGTEDLASDSLSNSMGLFLQKTNIIRDYLEDINEIPKCRMFWPRQIWSKYVNKLEELKYEENSVKAVQCLNDMVTNALSHVEDCLTYMSALRDPSIFRFCAIPQIMAIGTLAMCYNNIEVFRGVVKMRRGLTAKVIDRTRTIEDVYGAFFDFSCMLISKVDHNDPSASKTLKRLEIILKTCRDSGTLNKRKSYILRAEPNYTPALIVVFFIILAILLGYLSGNKPHSL from the exons ATGGGGAGTTTAGGAGCGATGTTGAAGCATCCGGACGACGTTTACCCGCTGATTAAGCTGAAGATTGCGGCGAGGCAGATCGAGAAGCAGATCCCGCCGCAGCCTCACTGGGGATTCTGCTACACCATGCTCCAGAAGGTCTCTCGAAGCTTCGCTCTCGTTATCCAGCAGCTCCCTATCGAGCTTCGCGACGCC GTGTGTATTTTCTATTTGGTTCTTCGAGCACTTGACACTGTTG AGGATGATACAAGCATAGCCACAGAAGTCAAAGTACCTATTCTGATAGATTTTCATCGTCACATATATGACCGTGAATGGCATTTCCTGT GTGGAACAAAGGACTACAAAGTTCTCATGGACCAGTTCCATCATGTTTCTACTGCTTTTCTGGAACTTGGGAAAAA TTATCAGGAAGCAATTGAGGATATTACCATGAGGATGGGTGCAGGGATGGCAAAGTTTATATGCAAGGAG GTTGAAACAATTGATGATTATGATGAATATTGTCATTATGTTGCTGGGCTTGTTGGATTAGGCTTGTCAAAACTTTTTCATGCCTCTGGGACTGAGGATTTAGCTTCAGATTCTCTCTCGAATTCTATGGGTCTGTTCCTTCAG AAAACAAACATTATTAGGGATTATCTGGAGGATATTAATGAGATACCAAAGTGTCGAATGTTTTGGCCCCGGCAAATTTGGAGTAAATATGTCAACAAACTTGAG GAGTTGAAATATGAGGAGAACTCAGTGAAAGCAGTACAATGTCTGAATGATATGGTCACAAATGCTTTATCACATGTAGAAGACTGTTTGACTTACATGTCTGCTCTACGAGATCCTTCTATCTTTAGGTTCTGTGCTATTCCACAG ATCATGGCGATTGGGACATTAGCCATGTGCTACAACAACATTGAAGTCTTCAGGGGTGTTGTAAAGATGAGACGTG GTCTTACTGCTAAGGTTATTGACCGGACTAGGACAATTGAAGATGTCTATGGTGCTTTTTTTGATTTTTCGTGCATGCTAATATCAAAG GTTGACCACAATGATCCAAGTGCTTCCAAAACTTTGAAGAGGCTTGAAATAATATTGAAGACTTGTAGGGACTCTGGAACCTTGAACAAGAG GAAATCATACATTTTGAGGGCTGAGCCTAATTATACTCCTGCTCTG ATTGTTGTCTTCTTTATCATTCTGGCTATTCTTCTTGGATATCTTTCTGGGAACAAACCTCATTCTTTGT GA